A single Watersipora subatra chromosome 7, tzWatSuba1.1, whole genome shotgun sequence DNA region contains:
- the LOC137400101 gene encoding uncharacterized protein — protein MEYLFRTAVLLLAALLAHEVRQTISVPLSKAAPSESREHIDVFKDLQLLFDRAMDKIVPLEIVVDEDFTGWKQLSEEEEATSPTYALEILNKNLPEELATCYRNMTKEKLESDVHSPAEYGDRMCGKLDEAASCTDRKLGDTKEVALLQFSKEVTHLKKAFCDPDCPFAQAESCKTHLMTTSSNISSCSISGALECVDTLLTELKCNPEAIAVVYWMQTKLLAKLKQCEIESEECLADVRICLKPFSDYLRNPDLLRLCRGQGQTRYCIKTLKSCNHGVEDVMNATTTLFKDACETRREISDSILPLSTYGPMYDAENTTPSGN, from the exons TGCTACTTCTAGCGGCGTTACTGGCACATGAAGTAAGACAAACCATCTCAGTTCCCCTTAGCAAAGCTGCACCCAGCGAGAGTCGCGAGCACATTGATGTGTTCAAGGACTTACAACTCCTATTTGACAGAGCTATGGATAAGATCGTTCCTCTAGAAATAGTGGTTGATGAAGATTTCACAGGGTGGAAGCAACTGTCGGAGGAGGAGGAGGCAACTTCTCCTACATATGCTTTGGAGATCTTAAATAAGAATCTTCCGGAAGAGTTGGCAACTTGCTATCGCAATATGACTAAAGAAAAGCTTGAATCAGATGTGCACAGCCCTGCGGAATACGGTGACAGGATGTGTGG AAAACTTGACGAAGCTGCCAGCTGCACTGATAGGAAGCTTGGAGACACCAAGGAAGTTGCGTTATTGCAGTTTTCCAAGGAGGTAACGCATCTGAAAAAAGCTTTCTGTGATCCAG ATTGCCCATTTGCACAAGCTGAAAGCTGTAAAACTCATCTGATGACAACGTCAAGCAACATTAGCTCCTGCAG CATATCAGGGGCTTTGGAATGTGTCGATACACTGTTGACTGAGCTGAAATGTAACCCTGAGGCTATAGCAGTCGTCTACTGGATGCAAACGAAGCTGCTAGCAAAGCTGAAACAGTGTGAGATTGAATCTGAAGAATGTCTGGCAGATGTTCGGATTTGTCTGAAGCCCTTCTCAGACTACTTGAGAAATCCTGATCTTCTTCGACTCTGCAG AGGGCAAGGCCAGACAAGATATTGCATCAAGACTCTAAAAAGCTGCAATCACGGTGTAGAAGATGTGATGAATGCAACAACGACTCTTTTCAAGGATGCCTGTGAGACACGTAGAGAAATCAGTGATTCGATTTTGCCTTTATCTACATATGGACCTATGTACGACGCTGAAAATACAACACCCAGTGGCAATTAA